The following are encoded together in the Zingiber officinale cultivar Zhangliang chromosome 8A, Zo_v1.1, whole genome shotgun sequence genome:
- the LOC122008114 gene encoding protein CHROMATIN REMODELING 35-like, with the protein MDSMDLEANKRRKINNEDCNSFNSNPTTPNYGKVGNSNHFDYSKDFSFTNLLERMDGDKYGSVTKEFEAMHAHRIQMMNALSSLRPSPKPTITPQGSTNVYSDNHTVIDLDDDTISDAVNPLDSLPPNGQPKENKAIVILDSDDEDASPAVGNKQSLRPADNISLLSASLASEIEKHILKASKLAQEASSYQLVQYDQGSHRPYITAAFKPIKQPSIQFEKVVLQTVDENQRLQNVVDETSVKINNEKQDLIKSKKGIDRKCSSKRKKRSEIQDADASNSIKSIVPYAELKQHNDDSEYVSAETLQEKIHNRSFNEDEKVLSESDGLEDLWKDMSLAMEFTKDDASDDQVVLEEVEEEEECGHSYLLQDDFGLVCRICGVIQKSIDTIFDYQWTKGSHSIRTYLSGQKNSKGLDEEIQFSGIKVSEDEFIDAEVSIHPRHLKQMKPHQLEGFNFLVKNLITDKPGGCILAHAPGSGKTFMLISFIQSFLAKYPSKKPMVVLPKGILPIWKKELQLWQVEDLPVIDLYSSKAENRSQQLGVLKVWQETNKSILFLGYKQFTNIVSDKENSKASAACREILLKVPGLLILDEGHTPRNEETYMLDSLAKVQTPRKVVLSGTLFQNHVREVFNILNLVRPKFLKMEHSRAIVKRVLSRVHISSGRKLSKMDNAFCELVEETLQNDDNFKRKVTVIQDLRELTKHVLHYYKGDFLEELPGLVDFTVMLNLNAKQKQMIERLPKSDKFRRTSLASAIYMHPQLYEAAEKDPGDRAASLNDYSAKFDSLLDSISFRDGIKTKFFLNILSLAESVGEKLLCFSHYLLPLKFLERLIVKTKGWHTGKEIFMISGDSSSEERERSMEQFNNSVDAKVFFGSIKACGEGISLVGASRIVILDVHLNPSVTRQAIGRAFRPGQLKKVYTYRLVGADSPEEEDHRTSFRKELISKMWFEWSEYRGLDFELDEVDPTSCDDEFLECRLVGEDIKTVYRR; encoded by the exons ATGGACAG TATGGATCTTGAGGCTAATAAGAGGAGGAAGATCAACAATGAGGATTGCAACAGTTTCAATTCTAACCCAACTACTCCCAACTATGGAAAGGTTGGGAATTCTAACCATTTTGACTATTCAAAAGATTTCAGTTTTACCAACCTTCTGGAAAGGATGGATGGAGACAAGTATGGGAGCGTAACTAAAGAATTTGAAGCCATGCATGCTCATCGTATCCAAATGATGAATGCACTATCCTCATTGCGTCCAAGTCCTAAGCCCACCATAACTCCTCAGGGCAGCACAAATGTTTACTCAGATAATCATACTGTAATTGATCTGGATGATGACACCATTTCAGATGCAGTTAACCCCTTGGATTCTCTTCCACCTAATGGTCAGCCGAAAGAGAACAAGGCAATTGTAATTTTAgattcagatgatgaagatgCCAGTCCTGCAGTTGGAAATAAACAATCTCTTCGGCCTGCTGATAACATATCGTTGTTAAGTGCATCCTTGGCAAGTGAAATAGAGAAGCATATACTAAAAGCTAGCAAATTAGCACAAGAGGCTAGCTCATATCAATTAGTCCAGTATGACCAAGGATCTCACAGGCCTTATATTACTGCTGCTTTTAAGCCAATCAAACAACCCTCTATTCAATTCGAAAAGGTGGTTCTACAGACAGTTGATGAAAATCAACGGCTGCAAAATGTTGTT GATGAAACAAGTGTAAAGATAAACAATGAAAAACAAGATCTAATCAAATCAAAAAAGGGGATTGACAGGAAATGTTCAtccaaaagaaagaaaagaagtgaGATACAAGATGCTGATGCTTCTAATAGTATAAAGAGTATTGTTCCATATGCTGAACTGAAACAACACAATGATGATTCTGAATATGTTTCTGCCGAGACTCTGCAAGAGAAGATACACAACAGGAGCTTCAATGAAGATGAAAAAGTATTGTCAGAAAGTGATGGCTTGGAAGATCTCTGGAAAGATATGTCATTAGCAATGGAGTTTACGAAG GATGATGCTTCTGACGATCAAGTTGTGctagaagaagtagaagaagaagaagaatgtggTCATTCCTACTTGCTCCAAGATGACTTTGGCCTTGTTTGCCGTATTTGTGGAGTAATACAGAAAAGCATAGATACTATATTTGACTACCAATGGACAAAG GGTTCACATTCAATTCGGACATACTTGTCTGGACAAAAGAACTCCAAGGGTCTAGATGAAGAAATTCAGTTCTCTGGAATCAAAGTGTCAGAAGATGAGTTCATTGATGCTGAAGTATCTATCCATCCCAGGCATCTGAAGCAAATGAAGCCACATCAACTGGAAGGCTTCAATTTCTTGGTTAAGAACTTGATTACAGATAAACCAGGAGGATGTATTCTAGCTCATGCACCTGGTTCTGGGAAAACCTTTATGCTTATAAGCTTCATCCAGAGTTTTTTAGCCAAGTACCCTTCCAAAAAGCCCATGGTTGTTTTGCCCAAAGGAATTTTGCCCATTTGGAAAAAGGAGCTACAACTGTGGCAGGTTGAAGATTTGCCTGTCATTGATTTATACTCCAGTAAGGCTGAGAATAGGTCGCAGCAGTTGGGAGTTCTAAAAGTTTGGCAAGAGACAAATAAAAGTATTCTCTTTTTAGGCTATAAACAGTTCACTAACATTGTTTCTGATAAAGAAAACAGCAAAGCATCTGCTGCATGTCGGGAAATACTTCTGAAAGTCCCTGGCCTTCTGATATTAGATGAAGGCCACACTCCAAGAAATGAAGAGACTTACATGCTAGATTCACTTGCGAAGGTGCAGACCCCCCGAAAAGTAGTACTTTCAGGAACCTTATTCCAGAATCATGTCAGGGAGGTCTTCAACATTTTGAATCTGGTGCGCCCTAAATTTCTGAAAATGGAGCATTCTCGAGCCATTGTCAAGCGGGTTCTAAGCAGAGTGCACATATCAAGTGGCAGGAAGCTCTCTAAAATGGATAATGCTTTCTGTGAACTGGTTGAGGAGACACTGCAGAATGATGacaattttaaaagaaaagtgACTGTGATTCAAGACCTTCGTGAGTTAACCAAGCATGTCCTTCACTATTACAAGGGTGATTTTTTGGAGGAGCTGCCTGGTCTTGTTGATTTCACTGTTATGTTGAACCTCAATGCCAAGCAAAAACAGATGATTGAAAGGCTCCCAAAGTCTGACAAGTTCAGAAGAACCTCCTTGGCCAGTGCTATCTATATGCATCCTCAACTGTATGAAGCAGCAGAAAAGGATCCTGGAGACAGAGCTGCCTCATTAAATGATTACAGTGCTAAGTTTGATAGCTTGCTAGATTCAATAAGTTTTCGAGATGGCATCAAAACTAAGTTTTTTCTGAATATCCTGTCTCTTGCTGAGTCTGTGGGAGAGAAGCTACTTTGCTTTAGTCACTACCTTCTGcctttaaaatttttggaaaggCTGATAGTTAAGACCAAGGGTTGGCATACTGGAAAAGAAATTTTCATGATTAGCGGTGACTCATCATCTGAGGAACGAGAGAGGTCGATGGAACAATTTAACAATTCTGTTGATGCCAAGGTTTTCTTTGGTTCAATCAAGGCTTGTGGAGAGGGCATATCACTTGTAGGTGCATCAAGGATTGTGATTTTGGATGTGCACTTAAATCCGTCAGTAACTCGTCAAGCTATTGGTCGTGCATTTCGGCCAGGCCAACTGAAGAAAGTATACACATACAGATTGGTCGGCGCTGATTCTCCAGAGGAGGAAGATCATCGTACCTCCTTTAGAAAGGAGTTAATTTCAAAAATGTGGTTCGAGTGGTCTGAGTACCGTGGCCTGGACTTTGAGTTGGATGAGGTCGATCCTACCAGTTGTGATGATGAGTTTCTTGAATGCCGTCTTGTAGGAGAAGATATCAAAACAGTGTACAGAAGGTAA